Genomic segment of Rhodococcus rhodochrous:
ACGACAATCCGCTGACGAAGGCGTACCACCGGCTGCTGGTCTGGGATCTCATGAAGGCCCCGTGGATCACCCGCACGGCCGAGAAGATCCTCGATCCCGTCATCGGGAAGAGTGTCGTGTTCTACCTCGAGAAGCCGGGAAACGCCGGTGCGGCGCGGTGAATCCGCGCGCGTGACGGTGCCGTCGGTGCCGGGTGTGCTGTCGCCGGAACAGAGCCTGGCGACGGGCCGGGCCATCGCGCGGATGCAGGAGCCCTCGGGCGCCGTCCCGTGGTTCCCCGGTGGTCACATCGACCCGTGGGATCACATCGAATCAGCGATGGCGTTGACCGCCATCGGTTTACGTGAGGAGGCGGACGCCGCCTTCGAGTGGTCGCGGCGGACGCAGCGCGCCGACGGGTCGTGGCCCATCCAGTTCCGCGGCGACATCGTCGAGAACCACGACACCGACAGCAATTTCACCGCCTACATCGCCGTGGGCGTATGGCACCACCATCTCGTGACGGGCGATCGCGGGTTCGTCGAGCACATGTGGCCGACGGTGCGTGCTGCGCTCGACCTCGTGGTCGACATGCAGTTGCCGGGCGGCCAGATCTCCTGGGCGCGAGGCGACGGCGGGATGTTCGACGAAGCGCTGCTCACAGGCTGTTCGAGCATCCACCAGAGTCTGTGGTGCGGTCTGCGGATCGCCGACCTGATCGGTGAGGCGCAACCCGAATGGGAGGTCGCGCTGATCCGTCTCGGCCACGCTCTGCGTCGGCACCCCGAGGCGTTCACGCCCAAGCCCGAGTACTCGATGGACTGGTACTACCCGATCCTCGGCGGAGCGGTGCGCGGCACCGACGCGCACGAACGGATCCGCGAGCGCTGGTCGGATTTCGTTGTCGACGGGCTCGGGATCCGTTGCGTCGACCATCGCCCGTGGGTCACCGGAGCCGAGACGTGCGAACTGGTCCTGGCGCTCGACGCACTCGGCCACGCCGGGCGTGCCCGCGAATTGTTCGCGGCCATGCAGCATCTGCGCGACCCGGACGGTTCGTACTGGACCGGTCTGGTCTACGCCGACGGCAAGCGCTGGCCGGTGGAGGTCAGTTCCTGGACCAGCGCAGCGGTGATCCTCGCCGCCGACGCGCTCTCGCGCACGACGGGAGGAAACGCGATCTTCCGGGATGCGGCGGCACCCGCCGACCAGCTGGGCGCCGACCGCTGCACCGAACGTTGCCCGGTGCTCGTCCCGTAGTTCAGCTGCCGGGCAGGGATCCGACCGTACCGGCGGTGCGTTCGAGAACCCGGAGCGAGGACGTCACCGACTTCTCGACGAACTCGCCGCTCTCGAGTGCGAGACAGTAGATCTCGTACGGAGGCCGCCCGCCGTCCTTCGGGTCGGGGAAGACGTCGTGGATGATCAGGGCGCCGCCGATGCGCACCCATCTCGCCCAGCCGTCGTAGTCCGCCCGGGCCGCCTCGCTGCTGTGTCCACCGTCGATGAACACGAACGATGCCGGGGTGCGCCAGAACGACGCCACCACAGGAGAATTGCCGACCACCGCGACGACGTGCGATTCGAGGTCGCCGTCGGCGAGGGTGTGCCGCAGCGCGCCGACGGTGTCGAGCCGGCCGGTGTGCGGATCGACCAGCGACGGATCGTGGTACTCCCAGCCGGGCTGGTGTTCCTCCGAACCGTGGTGGTGGTCGACGGTGACGATGGTGCCGCCGGTCGCCTTGGCCGCAGCTCCGAGATACACGGTCGAGCGGCCGCAGTAGGTGCCGATCTCGACGCCGACACCGTCACCGAGATACTGCACCGCAGCCTCGTGCAGTGCGGTTCCCTCGTCCTGAGGCATGAAACCTGGTGTCGCCTCGGCGAGTCCGATCGCCTCACGGGGCAGGGTGGTGCGGGACATCGGATGGATCTCCGTTCTTCTCGCGTGATGCGGTGTATCCCGGATCACCCTACCGACCGGTCGCGCCGTCCGATGCTCTCGGACACGACGGTGAGACTGTCGAGTTCGCGGATCGCGGCGCACGACCGCTCGACCATCACCGCGAACATGCGGTCGCCGCGGTCGGTCCTCGTGCCGTAGGCGCACCCGAAGACCGCGACGAGCGGACCCTGCAACATCGCGAATCGGTAGTCGTCCCAGCACTGCTGCAGGCCGTAGCCTTCGACGCCGTGGCACAGCAACGCGCGGTGATAGGTCGAGACCAACTCCTGCTCGTGCTCGCGTCGGACCGTCGGCTCCAGACTCGTTCCGACGAAGTACGCGAGGTCGCGGGCGGGGAGTCCCACCGTCAGGGTCTGCCAGTCCACCGCGACGACACCGCTCTCGCCACCGGGTGGGAACAGGAGGTTGTCGAGCCGGTAGTCGCCGTGCAGCAGCGCGAACCGGTCGGATCGCGCGAGCACCCACTCCTCGGTGAGCTCGGCGCAGGCCCGCAGCGTGTCGCGGTCGTCGGCACCGATCAGATCACCGAGACCGTCGAGGAAGGTCTCGATGGCCGGGCCGTACAGCTCGGCGAGGATCCGTGCCTGCTCGGCGTCCGTGGTGGTGAGCCAGTCCGATTCGTGGAGGTCGGGTGCGCACCAGCGGGGACCGTGCAGTCCGGCGAGATTGCGGACGGCGTCGTGCGCCTCGTCGACGGTGCACCCGGCGAGCTGGTCGCCGGGCAGTGCCGGGGCGGCGTCCTCGAGGAGCAGGGTGAACTCCCCGTCCTCGCCGGAGGCGACGTGATAGCAGGTGGGGGTCCGCACCGCGACGGACGGTTCGATGTCGCTGTAGAAGCGTGCCTCCCCACGATAGGCGCCGGCGAGCATCCTCCGCGTCGCGGGATCGGGTGACGGAAGCTTCGCGACGAGTGAGGACGGCACGTCGTCGCCCGTCAGGACGAGCCGGTAGCACAGGGCGATCTGACCCGTGCCGATCCGCTCGACGTCCACCGTGCGTACCGTGCCGCCGAGCACGGCCGAGAGTCGTTCGGGCGTCAGATCCTCCGCCGACAGGAACAGATCGGTCATGGTGTGCTCCGGCCGGGGTTGGCGGGTAGGGATACGAAACGTGCGGGGTCGCGGATCGTCCGCCACGCGGCGACGACCGGGACGAGTTCGGAGGGCGTGGCGCCGTGCAGGATCACACTGTCGGCACCGGCGTCGAACTGGTCGGCGATGCGGGTCGCGCACTGTGCGGCGCTGCCGGTCGCGCTCGCGGCGAGCCACTCGTCGGGCAGCAGCGACCGGATGTGCACGAGCAGTTCGGTGGGTGCCGCGTCGATCGGTCCGGAATGGGCACGGACCTCGGCGTCCTCCCGAAAACGGTGCAGTACCTGCGGGTCCCAGCCGTTCGCGCGGACGAGCACGTCACCGTAGCCCTGCAGGTAGGTCGCGAGCCGTCCGGTGAGCTTCCGCAACCGGAGGTCCTCGGGGATCGACTCGTCGACGGTCGCGAGGACCGACCAGATACGGACGGACTGCGGGTCGCGGCCGGCCTGCTCGGCGGCGTCTCGCACCGTCTTCACGGCGCGGGCGAGCGTGTCGTCGGTGAAGAAGGTGTGCAGGACGACGGCGTCGGCCACGCGTCCTGCCAGGTCGAGTGTGCGCTCGCCGAGCGCGACCATGAGGATCGGGATGCGGTCGACACCCTCGGCGGTGCGTCGCAGATACGGGAAGTCGCCGGCCGGGCCGTGGTGGTCGACGACGGCGTCACCGCGCCACAGCGTCCGGAGCAGGTCGACAGTGTCCTCGAGCCGCGCCGACGTCACGCGAGGCAGCCCCATGAGATCGAACAGCACGTCGAAGCCGCGACCGAGCCCGAGGGCGTACCGGCCGCGGCTCAACCGGTGCAGGGTGGTCGCCATCGTCGCCGTGACGAGGAGGTGGCGGGTGTGCGGATTGGTCGCCGCGGTGCCGATCCCGAGCGTGCGGCTCGTCGCGGCCGCCGCGCCGGCCAGCACTGCCGCGTCCTTGGTGTCGAACCGTTCCGACAGGAAGACCGAACCGAGACCGATGCGTTCGGCGACGGCGATTTCGTCGAGCAGCGCCCTCGGGTCGTCGGTGTGCCCGGCGAGGCCGTAGAACCCGAGTTCCGGACAGTCCGGCTCCGGTGCGGACCCACCGGGGATGCTCACGAGCGGGCCGCCGCCTTCCGTCGCTGCAGCACGCTGCCCACTGCGTTGTCGAGTTTCGAGCCCAGCGGCCAGCCCACGTAGTGGCACAGGAACAGGGCGATCTCGCGGAGCTGCTGCTCGTCGAGTTCGTCGTTCTTCAGCGCCGCCTCGATCTGGATCTCGGCGATGTCGGGGGCTCCCTGCGCGGTGAGTGCCCCGAGCAGCAACAGTCGCCGATCGCGAATGCTCAGTCCGGGCCGGGTCCAGATGTTCGCGAACAGGTGGTCGGCGGTGACGGCGAAGTGCTCGCCGGGACCGTCCTGCATCTCCCAGCCGTAGACCTTGGACATCATCTCCAGGCCGCGGCGGCGGGTCTCGTCGGTCATGCGTGCTCCTTCCGGGAACGGGTCCGTGCGATCTCTCCCGTGCCGACTCCGAGGCCGGGGCCGAGGTCGGACAGCGCCCGGGCTCCGAGCGGCAGGTCGACTCCGAGGCGATCGCCGAGGTCCAGTGCCAGCGCGAGATCCTTCTCGCCGAGGGCGCGCACGCGCGAGAAGATCGGGAACCAGGA
This window contains:
- a CDS encoding class I SAM-dependent methyltransferase, with the translated sequence MSRTTLPREAIGLAEATPGFMPQDEGTALHEAAVQYLGDGVGVEIGTYCGRSTVYLGAAAKATGGTIVTVDHHHGSEEHQPGWEYHDPSLVDPHTGRLDTVGALRHTLADGDLESHVVAVVGNSPVVASFWRTPASFVFIDGGHSSEAARADYDGWARWVRIGGALIIHDVFPDPKDGGRPPYEIYCLALESGEFVEKSVTSSLRVLERTAGTVGSLPGS
- a CDS encoding phosphotransferase family protein: MTDLFLSAEDLTPERLSAVLGGTVRTVDVERIGTGQIALCYRLVLTGDDVPSSLVAKLPSPDPATRRMLAGAYRGEARFYSDIEPSVAVRTPTCYHVASGEDGEFTLLLEDAAPALPGDQLAGCTVDEAHDAVRNLAGLHGPRWCAPDLHESDWLTTTDAEQARILAELYGPAIETFLDGLGDLIGADDRDTLRACAELTEEWVLARSDRFALLHGDYRLDNLLFPPGGESGVVAVDWQTLTVGLPARDLAYFVGTSLEPTVRREHEQELVSTYHRALLCHGVEGYGLQQCWDDYRFAMLQGPLVAVFGCAYGTRTDRGDRMFAVMVERSCAAIRELDSLTVVSESIGRRDRSVG
- a CDS encoding TIGR03857 family LLM class F420-dependent oxidoreductase — protein: MSIPGGSAPEPDCPELGFYGLAGHTDDPRALLDEIAVAERIGLGSVFLSERFDTKDAAVLAGAAAATSRTLGIGTAATNPHTRHLLVTATMATTLHRLSRGRYALGLGRGFDVLFDLMGLPRVTSARLEDTVDLLRTLWRGDAVVDHHGPAGDFPYLRRTAEGVDRIPILMVALGERTLDLAGRVADAVVLHTFFTDDTLARAVKTVRDAAEQAGRDPQSVRIWSVLATVDESIPEDLRLRKLTGRLATYLQGYGDVLVRANGWDPQVLHRFREDAEVRAHSGPIDAAPTELLVHIRSLLPDEWLAASATGSAAQCATRIADQFDAGADSVILHGATPSELVPVVAAWRTIRDPARFVSLPANPGRSTP
- a CDS encoding carboxymuconolactone decarboxylase family protein, which gives rise to MTDETRRRGLEMMSKVYGWEMQDGPGEHFAVTADHLFANIWTRPGLSIRDRRLLLLGALTAQGAPDIAEIQIEAALKNDELDEQQLREIALFLCHYVGWPLGSKLDNAVGSVLQRRKAAARS